CTGGCCGCCGACAAGATCACCTTCTCGGCGACCGACCACCGGCCGTTCATGAAGGTCAACATCACGGATTTTCAGAAGGGGAAGCTGGTACTGAAGAAGACCATCGAACTGCCGCGCAAGGCGGAGTGGCTCGGACTGTAAGAAGGCAGCGCGTTTGAAAGGGCGGGGGGTGCTTCCAACCCCCCGCCCTGATTCTCCTAATCCAACGCGGGCGGGAACCGATGCTCAAGGTGAACAACATCGAGGTGATCTACTCCGACGTCATCCTCGTACTGAAGGGGCTCTCCATGGTCGTCCCCGAGGGGCAGATCGTCGCCCTCCTGGGCGCCAACGGGGCGGGGAAAAGCACCACCCTCAAGGCGATCTCGGGGCTCCTCAACTCCGAGGAGGGGGAGGTCACCGACGGGGAGATCCTTTTTCTCGGTGAAAAGATCAACGGGAAGGACCCCGAGGAGATCGTCCGGAAGGGGATCTTCCAGGTAATGGAAGGGCGCAAGGTCTTCGAGGACCTGACGACCGAGGAGAACCTGCGGTGCGGGGCCCACACCCGGAAGGACCGGAAAAACGTCAAGGGGGACTACGAGCGGGTCTACGCCTACTTCCCGCGCCTGAAGGAGCGCCGCAAGGGGCTGGCCGGCTACCTGTCCGGCGGGGAGCAGCAGATGCTGGCGATCGGGCGGGCGCTGATGGCGCGTCCCAGGCTCATGCTCCTCGACGAGCCGTCCCTCGGGCTGTCGCCGCTGCTGGTCAAGGAGATCTTCGGCATCATCAAGGACATCAACGAAAAAGAGAAGACGACGATCCTCCTGGTCGAGCAGAACGCCCGCGTCGCGCTTTCCATCTCCAGCTACGGCTACATCATGGAAAACGGCAAGGTGGTGCTCGACGGCGAAACGGAAAAGCTCGCCAACAACGAGGACGTGAAGGAGTTCTACCTCGGCATGAACGAGGTCGGCACCCGGAAGTCGTACCGCGACATCAAGCATTACAAGCGCCGCAAACGCTGGCTCTCCTGAAGGAGTCGGAGATGATCGACCGTACGAGGGGATTTTACGACGAGGCGCTCGAGACGATGCCGGCGGCGAAGCGGGCCCAGGCGCAGCGGGAGATGTTGCGCGCGACGGTGCTCCACGCCTACGAGCATGCCCCGGCGACCCGGAAAAAGATGGACGACGCGGGCGTTCGTCCCGGGGACGTGAAGGAGCCTTCCGACCTGCGCAGGATCCCGGTTACCCGGAAGGCGGACCTTAAATACATCCAGAAGGGGGAGCCGCCGTTCGGGGGGCTGGCCGCCGTGCCGCCCCGGGCGATGCGCCGCATCTACGTCTCCCCCGGCCCCACGTTCGACCCGGAAGGCCGCGACGCGACCCACTGGCGCTGGGAGAAGCCGTTCGTCGCCGCCGGATTCCGCGAAGGCGACATCGTCCAGAACACCTTCATGTACCACTTTTCACCGGCCGGGCTCATGTTCGACGAGGCGCTCCAGCGGATCGGCTGCACCGTCATCCCGGCGGGGGTGGGGAACACGGAGCTGCAGGCCCAGGTGATGAAAGAGTTGTCCGTCACCGGCTACGTCGGCACACCGTCGTTCCTCATGACGATCCTCGAAAAGGCGAAGGAGATGGGGTACACCTCCGGCGACGGTCTGTCGCTCCAGGTCGGCCTCGTGACCGGCGAGATGTTCCCCGAGTCGCTCCGTGCCCGGTTCCGCGACGAGTTCGGTGTGGAGGCCCGCCAGTGCTACGGGACGGCCGACGTCGGGTCGCTGGGGTACGAATGCCACGTGGCGAAGGGGATGCACGTCCCCGACGAAATCTTCCTGGAGTTGATCGATCCCGCCACGGGCGATCCCGTCCCGCCCGGATCCATCGGCGAAGTCGTGGTGACGCTGCCCAACCGTACCTATCCGCTCGTCCGCTTCGCCACCGGCGACCTTTCCATCCTCTCCGACGACCCGTGTCCCTGCGGGCGCACCTCCGCCCGGCTGTTGAAGCTCGTTGGCCGCGTCGACCAGGTCACGAAGATCAAGGGGATGTTCGTCCATCCCGAGCAGGTCACCCAGCTGGCGTCGAAGGTCGCGGAGGTCTCCTCCGCCCAGTTCGTCGTCACCCGGACCGACCACGACGACCACATGGAGATGCGGATCGTCCTCAAGGACCCGGCCGCCGCGTCGGACGCGCTCGCGGACCGCATCGTCGAGGCCGCCCGCGGGATCACCCGCCTCCGGGGCGAGGTCCGGTTCATCGCCGCCAACGAGGTGGAGGAACCGGAGAAGAAGATCATCGACAAACGGAAGTGGGACTAAGTACTTTAGTTCATAAATACGGTAATGTATCGCGAAGACAGCACGGAAGGCGCACGCAACGGGAGGGTCCGGCGGAGCGGCCGCAGGAGGGGGGCGCAGTGAGGTAAAGCGCAGCCGTGCAGGTTCACCGCACGGCGAGCCACGAACGGAGCCCCCTCTCCGAGGCAGCGCAGCCGATAGGGGAGTCCCGGAGTATGATTACACAAAGGAGGGGACCATGGACGTCGCCGCGCTGAACCAGCACCTTGAAAAGCACCTTCGGGTGAACACCTTCCCCTTGGGGATCAAGTCGCTGAAACCCGGGGAGCCGCTCCCCGACAAGGTGAAAATCCCCCTGAAGCACCTCGGCGTGAAGGTGGCGATCTGCCAGGCCATCTCGATCGCCCGTCGGTACGGCTGGACGATGGCGCTCTCCGGCGCGGACCTCTCGTGCCCCATCGCCAAGGCGGCGTTCGGCTTCGAGGAGCGGAACGACTATTACACCTCCGGGGGGCTGGCCGACGGGATGTACGCCTCGTGCCGGGAGGCCGGCGCAAAGTTCGAGGAGGCCCTGGTCAAGTACGACCCCGGCGAGTACGCCCACGTGGTCGCCGGGCCCTTGAGCCGTCTCAACTACGTTCCCGACACGGTCCTCGTCTACGGGAACTCAGCCCAGGTACTGCGACTCCTGAACGCGGTCCTCTACAAGCGGGGCGGATCCCTCCAAAGCGACTTCTCGGGCCGCGGCGACTGCACCGACATCGTCATCAAGGGGAAGAAGACCGGCGAGCCGCAGGTGATCCTGCCGTGCTACGGCGACCGGATCTTCGGCATGACCGGCGACGACGAGATGGCGTTCACCTTCCCCTTCGACCGCGCCGAAGAGGTCGTCGAGGGGCTGGAGAAGACCCACGCCGGCGGCGTGCGGTACCCGGTCCCGATCTATCTGCGCTTCCAGGCCGACTTCCCCAAATCGTACCAGGAGCTCGAAAAGATCTGGGCGGAGTCGAAAAAACCGTAGGTCCCCGGCTGCGTCGCCTCGGAGGGCGGGGCTCCGTTCGTGGCTCGCCGTGCGGTAAACCTGCACGGCTGCGCTTTACCTCACTGCGCCCCCCCTCCTGCGGCGACTCCGCCGGGGAGGAGTACTTGGTTGTGATTCGTTTCATCATAGTGGAGGTTTTGTGTACACGCTGACGCCGGCCACGGAGATCCACGCGCGGATCGCGGAGCTGCAGGAACGGCTACGCGCCGCACATCTGGACGCCGCGTTCCTCGTGCAGAACGCCGACCTGTTCTACTTCGCCGGGTCGATCCAGCAGGGGATCCTGGTCGTCCCCGCGGATGGGGAGCCGGTCTACTTCGTCCGCCGTGTCTTCGAGCGAGCGGTGGAAGAGTCGTCCCTTTCCAACGTGCGAAGGATCAAGAGCCCGAAAGAAGTGACCGCTTACTACGCCGAAAAACTCGTCACCTTCCCCTCCATCGGATTTGAACTGGACGTCCTCCCCGTCGCTACCTTCCTCCGCTTTCAGCAAGTCTTCCCCGACGCCAAGCCCGAGGACGTCTCCCCGATCGTCCGCGAGATCCGGGCGGCGAAATCGCCCCACGAAGCCGGGACGCTCCGGGAGAACGGGAAAAAACTCGCCGCGCTCCTCTCCGGCGCCCGGGAGAAGATCCGCGCCGGCCTCACCGAAATGGCGCTCCAGGGGATGCTCCAGGGCGAGGCGATCGGCGGCGGACACAGCACCATCAACCGGATGCGCGCCTTCAACCAGGAGCCGGGCCTCGGGTGCGTGATCTCCGGCCCCGACGCGGCGATCCCCTCGTACGCCGACTTCCCCACGTCGGGGAAGGGCCTCTCTCCGTACGTCCCGGCGGGGCAGGGAGAGCGCGCGATCCGGCCGAACGAACCGGTGATCATCGACCTGATGTGGGCGCAGGACGGCTACCTCGTCGACATGGCCCGGACCTACAGCGTCGGCCCGATGGTCGCGAAGATGGAGGAGGCGTACGGCCACGCCGTCGCCGTACTGCGAACGATCGAGGCGGGGATCCGCCCCGGCGCCGTGGCGGGGGACCTGTACGCCGCGGGACTTGCCGTGGCGGCCGCCACATCCTACGCGGAGAATTTCATGGGCCCGCCGGGGTATAATACAAAATTCATCGGCCACGGGATCGGGATCGAGGTGGACGAGTTCCCCTTCGTCGCGAAGGGGGCCCCCACGGTCCTTGCGCCCGGCATGGTGTTCGCCCTCGAGCCGAAGTTCGTCTTCCCGGGGGAGGGCGCCGTGGGGCTCGAGAACACGTACCTGGTGACCGCGGACGG
Above is a window of Deltaproteobacteria bacterium CG2_30_66_27 DNA encoding:
- a CDS encoding ABC transporter ATP-binding protein; this encodes MLKVNNIEVIYSDVILVLKGLSMVVPEGQIVALLGANGAGKSTTLKAISGLLNSEEGEVTDGEILFLGEKINGKDPEEIVRKGIFQVMEGRKVFEDLTTEENLRCGAHTRKDRKNVKGDYERVYAYFPRLKERRKGLAGYLSGGEQQMLAIGRALMARPRLMLLDEPSLGLSPLLVKEIFGIIKDINEKEKTTILLVEQNARVALSISSYGYIMENGKVVLDGETEKLANNEDVKEFYLGMNEVGTRKSYRDIKHYKRRKRWLS